Proteins from one Triticum aestivum cultivar Chinese Spring chromosome 7A, IWGSC CS RefSeq v2.1, whole genome shotgun sequence genomic window:
- the LOC123147238 gene encoding uclacyanin 1-like encodes MAAATRALLVAAVTAAALFGSALGATYTVGAPAGSWDLRTNYTRWTSTIRFYTGDELRFQYPAAAHNVVEVTKTAYDNCSSSSPVATFPSGNDVIPLAAVGTRYFICGLPGHCAGGMKVQVNVQSKVVRCRRRGVRQRCTQTTPQPSSAAQAGAEPVLALGLAALVAGLTLLCMLLGLQNVLLMCKGTYI; translated from the coding sequence ATGGCGGCAGCTACCAGAGCTCTCCTTGTTGCCGCAGTGACCGCGGCGGCGCTGTTTGGCTCGGCGCTCGGCGCCACCTACACAGTCGGCGCACCGGCCGGGTCGTGGGACCTCCGGACAAACTACACCCGATGGACTTCCACCATCAGGTTCTACACCGGCGACGAGCTCCGGTTCCAGTACCCCGCTGCGGCGCACAACGTGGTGGAGGTGACCAAGACTGCCTACGACAACTGCAGCAGCTCTAGTCCCGTCGCCACGTTCCCGAGCGGCAACGATGTCATTCCGCTCGCCGCCGTCGGGACCCGGTACTTCATCTGCGGCCTGCCGGGGCACTGCGCCGGTGGCATGAAGGTACAGGTCAACGTCCAGTCCAAGGTAGTGAGATGCCGAAGGAGAGGGGTGAGGCAGCGGTGCACACAGACAACGCCACAACCGAGCTCGGCAGCTCAGGCTGGTGCTGAGCCTGTACTAGCGCTCGGGCTGGCCGCCCTCGTGGCTGGCTTGACGCTTCTCTGTATGTTGTTGGGATTGCAAAACGTATTGCTCATGTGcaaaggcacgtatatatga